From Populus alba chromosome 16, ASM523922v2, whole genome shotgun sequence:
aagaaaggaatcaCTATTGAGCAGGAAATAAATCAGACAATAGCATGAAACAAGAGACTCAAACACGTTGGGAAGAGCTTAAACCTACAGAAAAAGTTTAATACCTTTTACTTCTATCTAGCCTTACATCAGCATTCTTCCTCCCGTTCCCTTTCAAGTATTGTTGCTGCTCACTAATACAAGATTGTAGACTACTTTCATCTTCTCCCTGATGATCCAATCAGCAATTAAGTATTAGtaagatatataaattttaataaagatGAGAACTATCTGTTAAACACGGAGGTATAAAGCTGCCTTTTAAGAGAACACATGATGAAGAAATTGTGGAATAAAGAATGCAACATAATCATTTGCAAGTACAGGCCAGCAGTGAATCAAATGGAATGCAGTCAGTGGTCATTAATAAGCTGTAGGGTGTATTACAATGAAACTAATAGCATACCTGCTGAAGCGAAGCTGCTTTTGTTCTGAAAGATGCCTCCAGAAATTCAGCCTCTTTCTTCAGTTTCCTTATTTTCTCAAGATCAGAACACGCAGCCTTTATATGCTCTTTCCCAGAATTAGAGCTTGAAGCAGGCAGCTCCTGATGTAGTTTTTCAAGTCTCACAAGAGCTCCTTCAACACTCTCCAATGCCTGACACCAAATGTAAAGCACAATCATTCTATTGGCATATAGAACGGAACAACAACATGGACAACTGGTCTAAATGGAAGCTCGTGTGTAGAGGTTAAATATCAATTACAGGAGCAAGCTGCAACccaacaagaaaacaaagaaaccaaGTACTTCTTTCACTTTTAGCATTATGCCATGAATGAGGCTATTTTCACATCCTCGTAAATGTTATGTCATTGATTAGACAGACCCACGCCACAGGAAAACAGATCCTTGTGACATATATGTTCACATGGAAAGTTGAGTCTTCCAAGTTCCAAAATGAACTGTGAAGAATAGGCCACAAAGAAATGAactaaaggaaggagaaaaaCCTTGTTGAATGAATCTGTCTCTTTATaagtcatcaaattaatttcaGGTCTTGTTATCTCAACAGAATAATTGATATTGCTTTCTGTCATTTTCCTGCATCACAATTTTTAAGTGTAAATTGTAATCCACAACTATgaatcatttcaaaaaacatttcacGCAAACATAACTAGACAATGGTAGAAATCATGTCCTTACaaacaaaatgaattgaaatgaaACAAGTCTTTGACAGAACATACAGCTCAAGTCAAAATCTCAATAAAAGCTTGGATATTGACTGAAATGCCAGATAATTCCAATGGCGGATCAGTTTTGGTTTCTAAAGATTTCTATCCATTCCTAGCACTTTTAAaggtttttaatcattttgaagcccatttcattttttatcacAGAATACACATCTCATTCATAACTTTAGGACTAGTTTTCTGTCTTTATGAGCATGCTTCATGCGCACATCAGAGAAAAACTCCAAGTTTTGCTTCCATTAGCTTACCAAGACATTCCTAGTTCTTCCCTGCACTCCATTAATTTGGCGTGCCTAAACAATGAAAGTGGAAGATGTTGTTAGATCAAAGAATTACTCTTCGTTTTGTAATAACTAGGGCAGGTAAGTTCAATTACCCCCTGGAAAGAAACCTTGCTGCCTTAACATTGGATGGATTCTGAAGCCATTTACTGTATTTAATAAAGCTCTGCATCCAGTGAGAGCAGGCATCTAATACTTGAGGGATAGCTTCAGCATTTGGAGGacccttttgtttatttttgtgtccaAGAGACAGTTTTGTGGTGCCAACGTTGCCTGGATAAAAAGGAAGCCAATCCAGCTCCTCACAAACTACCTATGGAGTTGAAAATCATGTTATTGACTATGAGACAGaatgtttaataataatgtaagTAATTATGCATGCTGACTCACCTCTACATACAACTGATAGGAGCTTATTGATGAAAGCTGAGGATAGTACAAAACACTACCCCCAATAAGGTACCTGCAAGAAAATTCATAAAATGATAGACATCCAAGCAAAAGAAatctaaatcaaattttattaattattgttaaagaaaaggaaagagaagagcTACCCTATGAAGCCTTCAATAGGATCATCTAGAACATCAAATCCATGGTCTGATAAAAAGGATCGTGTACTTCTTCCTAAGGCAATAAAGAATCCAAATATAGCCAAATCCTTCTCCAAAACCTGCATTCAACAACGGCTCTACATGATTAAAGGAATATCTATtcatttattgttaatttaatagataaatgTACATCTATAGACCGTTCGTATGCAAGCATGCCTAAGTGCTGTAGCCAATGCCTGTTCAGACTAGCAAACTGCCTCTTTTGAGTGGAAGGGGAAATCACAAATATGTTCAAGGCCAAGCAACAAAAGTGGAATTGATGGGGTTTCTATGAGGAGACAAAACCATTAGTGCAGCCAaataatcatcataaaaaaaaggttaacaTTCGATATTCAGACCTCAACAATTCATAAACtacgtttattttttatgctataattgtttttctataaaCTTTTGCAAGTGAAAGCACGTCTTCACAAAATTGGagcattttcttttcatcagTAAATTGCTTCTAGGTACCCTTGTTTCTTGGAAAACAAgcaaaattatgcaatttacaGAATTAAACCCACAGTGAAAGAAGGTTGATTGCAGTGTACTGTATCTGTTACATACTATGCATTTATCTTCAGTACTGTGACAGACCCCCTTATTTCACTGTTATCCTCCTTCCCCCTTTTCTTCCATATTCCTAAACCAAAACAACACCACATGCCAATAACTATTTTGGTTATCCATCCAATCCTTCTCCCAGAATACAGTATATGTTCAGAATGGGGAGCATGAAACTGATGATTGGCACTTTAAACTTTAGCGTGGTATAAATTAACAGGTAATGAAAAGCCTCAACTATACTCTAAACTTGCACATAAACCATTGGCACTAACCTCAATACTTTCAGAAGTAGTTAGTCTTGACCATATTCTCTCCCTATCTATAGCTTGTTGGAGCTGTTTCTGTACAAGATTAACCCAGAAAATCACCTCTTCTGATCCACGATCATTTTTTACTCGGCATGCCGCAAATCGAGGcccaaaatggaaaagaaattcTCTGCGTAGACCAATATGCTTTATAGAATGATAAGCTTGGCGTACAGGAATAAAATCAACCAGCATGTCCATCAATCTACCAGTTATATCTGAGATCATGGAGAAGAATTGTGGGCAAGAAACCTTTGTGGTGCCAAGTTTTGTGATTGCAGCATTACATGTCAGTGCCAATAAAAGAAGTGAAATATCACTTCCATTGCCTGAAATCAAGGACAAGCCTTTGCCAAACctgaaagtaaatcaaaataaccttATTCTCACAAGGATATCAAAACTGTAATAATTACTGGAAGCCTCAAAAAGCAGTAAGAGAGAGACAATGACATACACAGCAGCAGCAGAAGTAAAGCGTTGGTCTTCTTCAAGATAATTAAGAAAAGATGCCACCACCATCGGAACTTGCTTAGACCAAAACCATTCATAAGCTTCAGGTTGTTTAGCAGATAGTTCATCCCTGATCAAGCTCTCTAGGGGAGCAGATTGCCGTAATAAACTGCATcataaaaagttaaaacagATGTAAAAGCATAGGTATGTGGAAACTGATGCAGAAGGTCAGCAcagaaaataaacaattaatgtTGGTTTCAAATAACACAGAAATGGAAATTGTGGAATCAAAGGTCTCCGATGCAATATGTAAAGGACAGAAGGAGCTATAGCCTACTGGACAAACTTCGAAATCCAAAAGTTTGATTGGATGGTTAGCAATAGTATCTATCAGGAAACAATGGGCAAGGTTTCACCAATCTGATTAATGTACAATCTTATCAAAGCATGTTGTAAAAGTCGGCCATATATGACCAAGTATTCTGCTCCaagtaattttgaaaattcaataacaaaaatgatCATTGATTCAATTAGGAAAGAGGTCTTGGATCCTTATTTCATGAACGAAAGATGTGCAATGTGTTAGTTTCTGTATATATCTATCGCACATATCAAACAATGggagtaaaattttaaataaattaggcCAAAATTCTGGAAGCTTTAACAGGAGTCAGCCAAACAAGAAATGGTGatctgaaataaatattatttatcacCTCCTTTGAACAAAAATATTCACATCTCTGTCTTTACCATCACCTTGGGAAGAAATCTCATGTGCTGCTTGTAGTAAGGAATAAACAGAAGCCTGAGAAATACATGAAACATCAGAAATGCTAAATAATGTTCTAGACTAAAATAGAGAAAAGCTCAAAGGTCAAAAGATTGCTTGTAAGATTTCCAGCTGATATGTACACCGATACACATGCCTAAATCTTCAGAACACCATTCAGAAAAACAATGCAATAAATGTGTCTGCTAAAATGTAtactgaagaagaaaaaggcaaCAATAACTGCAAATAGGAAgcattttgaaagaaattatgaaaatttagAGAACTTGGAGCCAAAAGTTTCTATGAGGATGAAATAAGTATGCTATTGTTTGTTGTAGAGAACTAAATATACATGTTGagaaaagtgaaaaattttaaaataacaaatttggaTGTCTTAAAGGATGATTAGTCAGTTGACCAGATGATTCACATCACATCACTTATCAAGTATATGCAGAGAAAAGTTAGTACGGATGTTTATTTGAGGAAATTACCAAGAACAGAAACATAGATGATATAAGAAAAGTTACAACAAAATGTTTGTGCAAGAGATCACAATAAACCCACACAAACACCACCCCAACCAACCGTGGACCATTAAATTATTTAGGAAATGCATCATCCCTGGGCCTCAAAACAGACTCCAAAGAACTTACCAAGAGCTCCGTTCACCAAAATGAACAATCTAATGAAGATCACATATCTCTTACATTTAAATTATCTAATGTTGTCGAAATGACAATTGGCAAAGGCACTATAATAATTGCATTGATTTGTGTTAAAGCTGAACAGTGATGAGTACCTCAGCCTtcacatgaattttttatttgtttgaatagCCTTTACAAGAAGTTATAATAGAAATCAGATGGTAGTGGACATAGTTGTAACAAAGGTTGTAGAGGTAGGCCTCAGCAGCAGCAATGAACTATAGTTGTACTTATTGCAGTGCTGCcccagacaaaaaaaattataattttgatgataGATGCAGAGGACTCTTGCAGCAGAACCGTAAGAGTGTCAAAAAAGAGAATGCCAGCATCAACATTAAGAAGGTGACAATGCAATTTGGGGAGGTGGCAGCAATGGTGTTTGTGATAGTGACATCATGTTTGATGAACTAACAATGATCCAGTGAAAGACGCGATAATACTGTCCTCAATAATAAAGTAtcacaatttttgtttttgttaaactgATATAGCCAAAAACCAACAAAAGATTATGTAACCCAACTGGAATGCTCTCAAGAACAGAGCCTAGTAACATCATGGGATTAGCATTGGTCAATGACCTAGTATTTATGTTCAATAAGATTGATCAAgtcaatattataataaaaccaGACATGCATATCTTACAGCAGAGAAGGAAAGTAAAAGGGTGTATGGATGATGCATGTTATCCAATAACTTTCCTAGGGCTGAGAATAAACCTGATAGCACAGCGTTTTCAGCCATGCATTCCTATCCACACCAAGCCAGGCCATTGAAAGCCAGGAAAACTTCGATAGCAAACCCTGTTCTTTAATTGCCACCTCAAAAACCCTTGCTGCATCATGTAAAGATTGAACAAGTTTATCACTTGAATCATCACCTTGTAGTGACTGATTGAGTTTAAGTCTCATTTCCTCCACGTCACTACTGGTACTAGCAGAAGGACTACCATTGACAGTGACACCATCATCAGCAGATGATAGGGGAAAAAGATGGCCCATCCTTCTTGTCTTACGATATGCCAGATTAAATTTCTTATATCGAACCAATTGGTAATTAAGACTCTGGTTACCATTCCCTCGCAATGCAAGCTTCACAAGGCATCTTTTCCTTGAGTTACCCCAATTGATCAGTAGATAATCCAAATGAGCTACTCTTTTGCAGGAGATACTGGGAACGATAGAATTTTGTGAAAGCCATGGATTTGAAGAGCTGCAGTAGAAACCTCAACAGTTAGCTCTAACCACATTAATGTTGTAATGAAAGCACGCCAGACATTAATATTTCTACcatcattatttatttcctaCAAGCTCTCCAAttcatttttctccttttatagaTATAGCCGAAAACCATGATATCCAAGAATTTATCCTTTTTCATGAACAAACCAATTTACACGCCCAACggcaaacacaataaaaaattcaacGCAAGACGAACCATTATAGCTGCACAAAACCTTAATCGAACCGATCAAGCAGTATACTTCACATTTACAgtctttcaaaaagaaaagaaaaggaaagtgtaATTCACAACTGGAATTGAAAGTCTAGTTTTGgatattgattttcttttattttccctcGGTTCCTCGGCATCCAAACAAGCAGAGATTCCAAAAACCCTAGCTACTCTACAATTACACGGTCACAATTGATGGTACTAAAAAGAAAACTTGCAATGAAccagaaaaaatatagaattcagAATTGAGCACCTTGAATTTAAGAAGCTATGATGCTGCAATTTAACTTCCATGTAAGAGTAAAAGTGAGAAACTCAGCGGGAAAATTTTTGCGCTTGGCTCCCAGGAAAATTGAGTTGAAGTAGAGAGACGCTGAGGAGGAGAAAGAACAGTCTGGTGAGCTATAGGGTgcataggaaaagaaaagaaggtttTGGTGACGTGGCGGTGAGTTTTTTATCGGTGACGTGGAGAAACGTACGTTCACAGGAACGAAGGCTCTGTCTTCCTGCAATCTAGAAGAATGTGACCATCGTCGGTATGGTTAAGGTGGTTATCAGTCGTGTCCAAGTGATTGGATCGTCGTTAGCTAGGATATAATTAATCATTACGCAAGTCTTCACTGTTATTAATTATCTCACATTaatatagataaattatataaaatttattttttttttttaatttgatttttggattttgtttttcactatttaattctaattaaaaactaattaattttaattttttataaaaaaaatttattttcaatatcattaatgactttttttatttatttgcatatataattatcaattttatttttttatatagatatataaaaaatttaattgaatttagattttttaaattataaaaatatgttgaaaaaacttttatatttatttttttaatataaaataaaaatatttaaaacgcaggtagaataattaatatttttcatgcagTCAACTCTCAAAATAGTtccatgattttcttttttctttttaatttcttttctttaccaTAAAATCAAAGTACATAAAGCATATTGGTAGTTCGGTTGAATTAGATAGCTATgatctgtatttttttatatataaaaatcttttgAGCCTTGTTTTTaaacaaggtaaaaaaaaaattctaatttaaacGAGTAAAAATATGGTGTGAGTTAACTTAACGATATTTAAGACATTAATTTACATGTTTCCATTTAGTTATTAGTAAGTAATTTAAGTGATTATTTAGAAACGCAgtgatatttatgtttttaaaaatttaaattatttttattaaaaattaattttttatatatttttttgaattattttgatgcgctgattttaaaaataattttttaaaaaatattattttaatgtatttcaacataaaaaatatttttaaaagtaattacaaccacactttcaaacaagtaattaataaaaaaaaatgatttgattattttaagagagtaaaatataaaaataaaaataaaaatagaaatttacaATAGATGAATTTAGATTACTttattggaacaaatttgattactttagaaaatatttattagagaatttggtaatttttatataaagatttaatatctataattgaaagaaagtatataaatatttattttaatttcattcaccCTCTAcatctaataaaagaaaaactttgcAAATTTGCGTAAACTTCACCATCAAATCAAACTCTAAACTTTTGGTTCGGCTACTGCCACAACCACCACCATGCCTTCGAGTAAACTTCACCGTCAAACTCTTAACTTTTTCTCCTACAAAACCCTTGGTTTCCTATATTAGAGTCTGTTAATGGCTATAGCTGTTAGAAGAATTGGAGGAGAAAAAAGTTGGTTTTGTCACCTCCACCGTTTTTTCTCTACAAGCACAGAGAACGCTGCCTCATCTATTTCTGATATTGAAGGAGAGTTCAAAAGCCTTTGCTCTGCAGGACGCATAAAAGAAGCCTTTAAGACATACAATGCAGAAATATGGACGGACCAACATCTGTTCTCTTATCTCATCCAATCTTTCATACCCAAAAAGTCCCTCTTGATAGCAAAACAGCTCCATTCTTTAGCTATCACTTCTGGGTATTACTTCAAAGACAAGTTTGTGAGAAATCATCTACTGAACATGTACTTCAAAATGGGAGAAATACAAGAAGCTATAGCATTCTTTAATGCAATTCCAATGAGAAACATTATATCTCATAACATTTTGATAAATGGTCATGTGCAACATGGTGATTTGGAGAGTGCGATTaaggtgtttgatgaaatgcctgAAAGAAACGTTGCTACGTGGAATGCAATGGTTTCTGGGTTGATTCAGTTTGAATTTAACGAAAATGGATTGTTTCTGTTTAGAGAAATGCATGAGTTGGGGTTTTTGCCTGACGAGTTCACTTTAGGTAGTGTACTTAGAGGTTGTGCAGGTTTGAGAGCTTCATATGCAGGAAAGCAGGTTCATGCTTATGTGTTGAAATATGGGTATGAATTCAATTTGGTTGTTGGGAGTTCTTTAGCTCATATGTATATGAAAAGCGGTAGCTTGGGAGAAGGAGAGAAAGTTATCAAAGCTATGCCGATGCGCAATGTGGTTGCTTGGAATACACTTATAGCAGGTAATGCTCAAAATGGGCACTTTGAGGGAGTTTTAGATTTGTATAATATGATGAAAATGTCTGGCCTTAGGCCAGATAAGATTACGTTGGTGAGTGTAATTAGTTCTAGTGCTGAACTGGCAACTCTTTTTCAGGGTCAGCAGATTCATGCTGAAGCGATCAAAGCTGGAGCTAATTCTGCTGTTTCTGTACTTAGTTCATTGATCAGTATGTATTCAAAGTGTGGGTGTTTGGAAGATTCAATGAAAGTTTTGTTGTACTGTGAACATCCGGATGCTGTTTTGTGGAGCTCGATGATTGCTGCTTATGGATTTCATGGGCGAGGAGAGGAAGCTGTTCATTTATTTGAGCAGATGGAGCAAGAGGGTGTGGAGGGAAATGATGTTACTTTCTTAAGCTTGCTTTATGCTTGTAGTCATAGCGGGTTGAAGGAAAAAGGGATGGGATTTTTCAAGTTGATGGTAGAGAAATATGGATTGAAGCCTAGACTGAAACATTACACTTGTGTGGTTGATCTACTTGGTAGGTCGGGATGTTTGGATGAAGCAGAGGCCATGATAAGATCAATGCCTCTTGAAGCAGATGTTGTGATTTGGAAAACTTTGTTATCTGCGTGTAGAATCCACAGAAATGCAGACATGGCAACAAGGACTGCTGAAGAAATTCTTAGGCTTAATCCTCAGGATTCAGCAACTTATGTCCTCCTGTCAAACATTCATGCTTCTGCTAAGAGGTGGAAGGATGTCTCCAAACTAAGGACAACAATGAGAGATAGGAACATTAAGAAGGAACCAGGAGTAAGCTGGTTGGAAGTAAAGAATCAGGTTTTCCAGTTCTCTATGGGTGACAAATCTCACCCAATGTCAGAGgagattgatttatatttgaaagaaCTAATGGAGGAGATGAAGTTGCGGGGTTATGTGCCAGATACTGCCACTGTTTTTCATGATACGGacagtgaagagaaagaaaatagcTTGGTCAACCACAGTGAGAAGTTGGCTATTGCTTTCGGTCTAATGAACATTCCACCTGGTTCGCCAATAAGAGTAATGAAGAACTTGCGTATCTGCAGTGACTGCCATGTTGCTATCAAGCTCATATCCGACATCAATAACAGAGAAATTATTGTTAGAGATACTAGCAGATTTCACCATTTCAAACATGGGAAATGTTCTTGTGGGGATTACTGGTAGTAGACACTGCTAATGCGGTAGTGACATCATCATTGCTCAAATCTGTGAGAACTAAAACCCAATATGCTTAAAGAAACATGAATTCCATCATAGTGTTGTCCCTTTTGTTTCATGGGTTGATGTTATTCAGAGTTATTCCAGTTCTCATATCACTAGATCCGCGGTTCTCATTTGTTTGACTGGGAAGCCTCAAGTTTTTGTATGGACTTACAGGTCAGGTAGCGATCTTGTTGCATATGGTCTCATTCGTTTCCGAATTTGCTGGATGGTATCCTTTTTTACCATGCTTATTAGCTTCAGTTGAGGACCAACTTGTCCAGGTTGTTCTATGTTTCAACGCCATTCCTTTGGTTTCCATTTTGTGGATGACCACATACTTGTCAAGAAGTGAAGCAGCTTTCTTAACCTTCAGATATAAAGGAGCACTCGAGTTTTCTTTGAACGTTTTTGTTTCCTCATCTACGTAAGTATATACATGGATGTAGTATCTATTTTGCATGCAGAAAACTGGAAACAACTTGAAACTTGATAGTTCTAATTGACTTTCTAATAGCTCTCATTGTCTCTATAAGAATCTGGATGATGGATTATCTTCTGTACATTAGGTCCACATGGTGCCAAAAATGCTCTTGGAAAACGGTGTAAGAAGATGTTTAATATGAACCATGTAAGCTTCTGTTCCTCTGAGTTGGTGTGTGGACACCTTGTACTTCTCCCTTCTTTCCCGGCAATTGATGTCAATGTGGCAAGCCATGCTGGTAATAACTTTTCATGCCTATAATACttgaggtcaaattaaatgttgTGGTGAATGCATTGAGATTGATAGTGAAGACAGCAATAGCAAAGAACAGTGTGCCCCCACGTTTAAAAGCAATATTAGAACAAATTCTTACAGAAGCAATAATTAAGTTATACATGGATAGCTAACTGGATCTCAGTATATCATAGAAGCTTGATTTGGCtgactctttattttattgtattttccaggACGTATATTACTGCTTCACAAGTTGGGTTTACCACCTTGTTTCCCTGTGACAGATATGGTAGACCATGTGTTACTTATGTAAATGGTTGAATAATTTTGCTgtgctactttttttttttttttggcttttttagaAAGATGTGATTGGCTACATATTGGTAATTGCGATGAGTTGAGAAAGctaaatttttatgaaactGGTTATCCACttctattgcttttttttttttaataaaaagtaaaggaAGCAAAAGTGGAGATAAGGAAACAAAATTAAGGTTCATGCTATTGTTCATGGCATTTCTCCTCTTGGTGCACAGATTCCTCAAAATAAGTCACCATCGAACTGTATAACTTTCAATTTGATTGATGAAGAAGCTGAAGGCTTGATGGACACGCAGGAAGCAGAGCGAGAAATCAAGGATACAGCGGTGTTGGTGCATAATTTGCATTGAAGAAAGGTAAAGTAGTTCATCGCATGTTATTCTTTTGCCCCTCTTTCTGTCAACCTAGGCTCTTCTTCTACCCCTTGTGTATTGTATGTATCTATCATcttcatcagttttttttttccccaccgCTTTAGTTGCTATGAAAatgtcataaaatttaaatttcagtcTGAAAATCCTTAATATCCTTTTGTTTGAAGACTAGCTTTTTTGCCTCTGATATCAGGCCATAAGTTCATCAAATATAGCTGCTGTCAATGAACGGAAAAACAAGCTTGTGTCACTGACTCTTCGGGAGGTGAGAATAGTGAGGGTACGAACAGGAAGGGAGTGAAAGTAGaaagaatataaaaagagaTTATAATTTCCCCCCCGTTATTTGGACTTTTGAAAATTAGAGGAAAGAggaattattgaaaattttctcCTGTCAGTattgaaaacaaaccaaaacaataagaaaaattgTAAATCCATTCAATGATGTGGCCGAATTTCCTTCCCCGTTCTCTCCTCTTCTGGAGATGGTTTTGCTGTTGGATGGGCCAGGAAGGAAGCATTTCCTCCGTTGTTGACTGTGCCTTCCATTTGCTTCTCTCCCAAGGAGAAAATCAGGTTCCATGCACATTTTATCCCCATCTCAATGTCTCCCCTCCCAAACACTGTGAGCATGCGATGGTCAACAGAGTTTTTCTGATGTCAAATTATGCACTGGATTCCA
This genomic window contains:
- the LOC118038457 gene encoding uncharacterized protein isoform X2 codes for the protein MEVKLQHHSFLNSSSSNPWLSQNSIVPSISCKRVAHLDYLLINWGNSRKRCLVKLALRGNGNQSLNYQLVRYKKFNLAYRKTRRMGHLFPLSSADDGVTVNGSPSASTSSDVEEMRLKLNQSLQGDDSSDKLVQSLHDAARVFEVAIKEQGLLSKFSWLSMAWLGVDRNAWLKTLCYQASVYSLLQAAHEISSQGDGKDRDVNIFVQRSLLRQSAPLESLIRDELSAKQPEAYEWFWSKQVPMVVASFLNYLEEDQRFTSAAAVFGKGLSLISGNGSDISLLLLALTCNAAITKLGTTKVSCPQFFSMISDITGRLMDMLVDFIPVRQAYHSIKHIGLRREFLFHFGPRFAACRVKNDRGSEEVIFWVNLVQKQLQQAIDRERIWSRLTTSESIEVLEKDLAIFGFFIALGRSTRSFLSDHGFDVLDDPIEGFIGYLIGGSVLYYPQLSSISSYQLYVEVVCEELDWLPFYPGNVGTTKLSLGHKNKQKGPPNAEAIPQVLDACSHWMQSFIKYSKWLQNPSNVKAARFLSRGHAKLMECREELGMSWKMTESNINYSVEITRPEINLMTYKETDSFNKALESVEGALVRLEKLHQELPASSSNSGKEHIKAACSDLEKIRKLKKEAEFLEASFRTKAASLQQGEDESSLQSCISEQQQYLKGNGRKNADVRLDRSKFQGLWNFLVYSSTKKLGPDVAVADAFGDADIGQTTTSMGIGELDSNEIRRFELLRNELMELEKRVQKSTEQYENEEDIKVTDDGANYHDEAASSQLIQVPRNENIIEKSIVKLKKTSTDVLQGTQLLAIDVAASMGLLKRLLIGDELTEKERKTLRRTMIDLASVIPIGFLMLLPVTAVGHAAMLAAIQRYVPALIPSTYGPERLDLLRQLEKVKEMETSEVDTKENGEVLS